The Amphiura filiformis chromosome 12, Afil_fr2py, whole genome shotgun sequence genome includes a region encoding these proteins:
- the LOC140166651 gene encoding monocarboxylate transporter 12-like, with amino-acid sequence MDSVSRTDPGTNPTTTQTVLPDTDTEKSHATREGGWGYVIVASVDMVYFLFLGWFQSPTFFFVEWQREFRSTSTEASVLVSIGSVVFAIFSPLGSVLAAWIGTRITVMTGGLLVSIGMLSTMFMDSIMGIILTWGVVTGFGFSLVFSPSISMIGQYFDEHFTLATGVAFSGGSIGQICVPLITDALIDAYGWRGAMCMLSGIMCHLIVCGAVLRPMGDHKRLKERKVTKSDNVYENRAFEEDNILDDNSPEAPESTLSTSNCSVQHDDTNDNKIDTDDINNAIESPSKRTKSVKTSPAVKGSAMFVAKSLVQNIGFDVILIVFILMGFISFTPVAHTIPIALKAGISGSKAAILPTVFGVGSLIGRLVPSFIADFFNIRRDVINISAFVTCAVGNALLPFFNTFWLFAIYHFTYSIAHGVFNVFTHTTVQVIILKEHRVFGLGLATLFYSIGDGVGAICAGWLVDVTGNYNASLWLISGLAAIGAILLVFVTILTKRNMDKEEEKTNSD; translated from the exons ATGGATAGCGTTTCGCGCACCGACCCGGGCACAAATCCCACCACTACGCAGACGGTACTACCAGATACTGACACTGAGAAATCGCATGCAACCAGAGAAGGAGGATGGGGATATGTCATTGTCGCCAGTGTTGACATGGTGTACTTCTTATTCCTGGGTTGGTTCCAATCACCAACGTTCTTTTTCGTCGAATGGCAGCGAGAATTTCGCTCCACATCTACTGAAGCAAGTGTGCTGGTATCAATCGGTTCTGTGGTTTTTGCTATATTCA GTCCTCTGGGTAGCGTCCTCGCTGCATGGATAGGGACTCGAATAACTGTCATGACTGGTGGCTTGCTTGTTTCCATAGGAATGCTTAGTACAATGTTCATGGATTCAATCATGGGAATTATTTTAACATGGGGAGTTGTAACAG GTTTTGGGTTTTCACTTGTCTTCAGTCCATCCATTTCAATGATCGGTCAATACTTTGACGAACATTTCACCCTAGCCACCGGTGTTGCATTCTCAGGTGGCTCAATCGGTCAGATATGTGTACCTTTAATCACCGACGCCCTCATCGACGCATATGGGTGGCGTGGAGCAATGTGTATGCTCTCTGGTATTATGTGTCATTTGATAGTATGTGGTGCCGTTTTAAGACCCATGGGAGATCATAAACGATTGAAGGAGAGGAAAGTTACAAAAAGTGACAATGTTTATGAAAACAGAGCATTTGAAGAGGATAACATATTGGACGACAATTCACCAGAGGCTCCTGAGTCGACATTATCAACGTCTAATTGTTCCGTACAACATGATGATACAAATGACAACAAGATAGACACGGATGATATTAATAATGCAATTGAGTCACCTTCCAAACGGACAAAATCTGTGAAAACCTCTCCGGCCGTCAAAGGAAGCGCTATGTTTGTAGCCAAATCACTGGTGCAAAATATTggttttgatgttattttgatAGTGTTCATCCTTATGGGCTTCATATCTTTCACACCAGTCGCTCATACAATTCCTATAGCGTTAAAAGCTGGAATAAGCGGATCAAAAGCCGCTATATTACCGACCGTTTTTGGTGTCGGAAGCTTAATTGGTAGATTGGTACCAAGTTTCATCGCAGATTTCTTCAATATTCGGAGAGACGTCATAAATATAAGCGCATTTGTGACATGTGCTGTTGGTAATGCGCTTCTTCCATTTTTCAATACTTTCTGGCTTTTCGCAATTTATCATTTTACTTATAGTATTGCTCATGGCGTCTTTAATGTTTTTACCCATACAACGGTTCAGGTGATTATCCTGAAAGAACATCGTGTTTTTGGCTTGGGTCTTGCGACTCTCTTCTATTCAATTGGGGATGGAGTAGGAGCTATATGTGCAG